The window TACCGCAGTCCTGCCGCATGGACGAGCCGCCTGAGCGCTAGCTCCGGCTGGGTGTCCCGGCTGCGGTTGCCCAGCATGCTCCGGCGGTTGGCCGCCGACGACGCCCAGGATCCGGTCGGCGGGATCCAGTCCGGCACCGACTGGTCCGGTGTGCCACTGGTCACGGTACCGGCTCCTGTTGCTCGGGAGGACCCCCTTCGACGCCTGGCGCGACGCCTTCCGCAGTCCTCAGCGCTGCTCCACCCATCAGTCGGTGCCAGCCTAGTGCCGCTCCTCAAGAGTCCGCCAAGATGCTTCGTCCAGGCGGCCTTGAGCAGGGTTCCTTCACCCGCCCGGGAAGGTGGTGAAGGCCACCGCCGCCCTTGGCGGCCGGCCTCGAACGGACCGCACGCGCGTCCGCCCCGGGGCGGGTGCTCCGGGGCGGACGGTGGCGGGTTACCGGCCGGTCAGCCGGTGGCGGCCTTCTCCGGCGCGGGGACGGCCGCGTCGGATCCGGGGCCGGCGGACGCCTCCGGGGTGCGCTCGCCGCGGCGCACGGCGCCGAGGCTGGCCGCGACCACGCAGACGACGCCGGCGAGCTGGAGCAGGCTCATGGTCTGGTGCAGCAGCACGAAGCCGATCAGCGTGGCGAAGCCCGGCTCAAAGCTCAGCAGCGTCCCGAACGCGGCCGTGGTGAGCTTGCGCAGCGCCAGCATCTCCAGGACGTACGGCAGGACCGGCAGCAGCACCGCGGCCCCGGCCGCCCCGGCCACGATGCCCGGGGTGAGCACCGGCACGGCCTGCACCAGCCCGAAGGGCGCGGCGCACAGGGCCGCCACCGACAGCGAGATGGCCACCCCGTCGACGCCGGAGAACCGGTCGCCGACGCGCTGGGTGAAGATCACGTAGCCGCCGAGCGCCGCCCCGGACAGGGCCCCGAAGGCGAGCCCCACGAGGTCGACCGAGCCGTTCCACGGCTGGGTCAGCGCCAGCACGCCGCAGACCGCGAGCAGCGGCCAGATCACGTCGATCCGCCGGCGCAGGCCGGCCACGGCGACGGCGAGCGGCCCGAGGAACTCCAGCGCGCTGGAGACCCCGAGCGGGATCCGGGAGATGGCCACGAAGTAGGAGATCGTCATCAGCGCGCTGACCGCGCCGAGCGCGGCGGCGAGCAGGAGGTCCTGCCGGCTGCGCCCGCGCAGCCGGGGCCTGGCCCAGATCAGCATGATCGCGGCCGCGAAGGCGAGCCGCAGCGAGGCGGTGCCGAGCGGCCCCGCCGTCGGGAACATCCAGGTCGACACCGCGGCACCGGACTGGACGCAGATCATCGCGCCGACGGCGAGGGCGGCGGCGCCGTAGGTGCCCGGAAGTGCCTTCCGGGCACGGCCCGTCGTGGTGGTCGCTGGGGGCATGAGGTGGTGGTCCTTCCGCGGGTACTCGGCGCAGGTCTCGGGTCTCGGATCCGGCCGTGGGGGGTGGCCCACGGCCGTCCGCCACGGTCACCGTACGCACGTCGCGGGCCTCCTGACAGGCCGTCGCGAGATGTACGGGCCGGGCGGCCGGAGATCCGGGACACCGGGCTCCCGAGCCGGCGTCACACCGCGGCGGCTTCCACGGTCTCCGCCGAGACGGTGTAGCCCTTGAAGGTCTCGGTGATCGACTCCAGGACGTCCTCGGCGGTGGCGCCGCGGAACCGGAAGCGGCCGCCGACGTGCTCGTAGCCGTGCGCGACCGGCAGGACGTCGCCCACCTTGGCCAGCGACTCGGCGTACGGACCCGGCGTCCGCCCGACCATCGAGGTGATGTGGGTGAAGCGGCACGGCCGGGGCGCGGGCGCCGGCACCACCAGGAAGCCGGCGACGTCCTGGGTGTCCCAGTCGGGGCCCTCCTCCAGCGGCACCCCGAGCTGGAGGTGGAACGCCGCCTTCATCAGGTCGTACCCGTGCACCTCGCGCCAGAGGAACGGCGTCTCCGCGCCGCCGACCCGGGCACCGGTCTCCAGGAAGGAGCAGGTGGCCCCGGTCCCGGTCTCCTCCAGGAACAGCTCCAGGTGGAACGGGGTGGCCCGGTCGGTGAGGGCGCGCATGTACCGCTCGGTGGCCTCGCCGATGATCCGGTGCAGCTCCGGATCGGCCTCCTCGATCGAGCCGTAGAAGGTGCCCTGGGCGAAGTCCAGGCAGGTGTTGACGTAGCGCGAGCCGCGCCAGACCAGCAGCCGCTCGCCGTCGAACACGCCGTCGACGTGGCAGATCGGGTGCGGGTTGCGCACCTGGGCCATGAGCTTCCAGCGGCCGAACTCGATCCGGTCGAGGTCCTCCGGGCCGGAGACCACCACGACGCCGGCGCTGCCGCTGCCGTCGCGCGGCTTCACCACGAGGTCCCAGCCGTGCTCGGCGGCGAAGGCGGTGATGTCCTCGGCCGCGGAGACCGCGGCGAAGGCCGGGATCGGCAGGCCGGCGGCGGCGATCCGCTCGCCCATGACGACCTTGTCGCGGAACGCGAGGACCTCGTCGAGCCGCATCCCCGGGAGCCCGAGCTCGGCCCGGACGACGGAGGCGTTCTCCAGGTCCTCCTCCTTCAGCGTGATGAGGCGGTCCGGCGTGCCGTGGCGCTCGGCGAGGCCGAGGACGGCGGCCCGCAGCTGCGCGAGGTCCTGGATGTCGTCCAGGGTCACGACCTCCGCCGCGCCCTCGGGGACGGCCCCGCGCCCGAGCGGGCTGGTGATGTACGTGACGGCACACCGCGTGTGGTCGAGGTAGGCCGCGTAGTCGGCGTAGGTGTCCTTCCAACGGTTCATCACGATGACGTGTGACATTCCGTGGTCTTCCGACGTTCTCACTTCACCCATCCTGATTCTGTACGGCGGTTCGGCGCGGACGGCTCAGTACGTCAGCACCGAGCCGGTGTGGACCTGGTCGATGGAGCGGTGCCCGATGACCTCGGTGGAACCGGCCGGGACGACCCGGGCCTGGGCACCGGCGTAGCCGTCCGGCTGGTAGAAGACGCCCCAGAGGGTCTGCCAGGGCCGCTCCTCGCCGGTGGCCGGGTCGACCATGGACTCGGTGCGCGGGACGACCCGCTCCTGCACCACGCAGCCCGCGGCCGCGCCCTCGGTGAGGGCCGTGCGCCAGGCGTCCTCGGCCGTCTCCCAGCCGGCGACGACGCCGTGCCCGCCGAAGAGGTTGTTGGGCTTGAGGATCAGGGTGTCGCGGCGGGCCATCAGGTCGTCCAGCCGGCCGGGGACCAGCAGGTCCTCGGCGCGCTGGAGGGACCTCGTCCAGGGCAGCGCGCGGTCGATGACCTGCCGCTCGGCGGCCGTGAAGCCGCTCGCGTAGTGCGGGTCGGAGAGCAGCGCCATGCAGCCCTTCTCGCCGAAGAGGTTGCTCTGCAGGGTGTGCCAGAGCAGCACCGTGCCCGCCTCGTGGGCCCGGAAGACCGGCTCCGCCAGCTCGACGAACGCCGGGTCCTCCAGCAGCTGGTCGGTGTCGAAGGCGCGCCACACCACGTCGATGACGTGGCCGTCCAGCACCAGCCGGCCGTCCTTCACCTGGAGGTCGTCGAGCTCGCCGAGGTGGAGGTCCAGGCCGAGGCCGCGCATCACGCGGTGCACGTTGTACCAGGTGGCCGCGCCGAAGGTGTCCAGGCCGCCCGGGCCCTCGATGATCGCGACGACCGGCTCGCGGTCGCCCGCGACGGCCTTGGCGGCCTCCTTGATGGTGCGCACCGTCTCGCGGCCGGTGTGCACGTAACCGAGGCCGTGCTCCTTCGCGAAGGCCGCGAAGGCGTCGATCTCCAGCAGGCCGCGCGGCACCTCGCCGGCCCAGTCCCAGCCGCCGAGGTCGCTGCCGATGCCGAACTCCAGCAGCTTGAACGCGTCGCCGTCGTGGTAGACGTCGGCGCGGCCGAAGACCACCGGGGTCTGGTGCGCGTGGCGGCGCATCAGCTCGGCGCGGGCGCCGTGCACGCCGACGGCGTCGAGGAAGCGGTCCAGGTCGCCGTCGAAGAGCCGGTCGGGCAGCGTGGTGAGCATGCCCAGCAGGGCCATCAGGTCGTCGGCGAACGCGCGGATCTCGCGCTCCTCGACGAAGTTGGGCCGCGGCGGGTAGGGGCGCTTCCAGGTCGGGATCGCCGGGTTCGCCGCCAGCGTCCGCATGACGTCGACCAGGCCGTTGCCCGGGATCTTGCAGGCGGCGTTGTACGCCTCGGTCACGCGGTTGGTCATCGTCTGTTCTCCGTCATCACGTTCTCCGTACTCGCTTCCGTACTCGCGTCCCGCACGGCCGCCCACGGGCGCCGGCACCCCCGGTGCCGGCGCCCCTGTCCGCGGCCGCCCCCGTACCGGCCCCCGTGCCGGTCACGGTCCGCTCAGAGGTCGAGCACCAGGTCGGTGACCGGCCGGGTGATGCAGAGCAGCACCTCGTCGTCCTCGGGGTCGACGCCCGGGTCGGTGTTGTAGCTGACGGTGCCGCGCTTGATCCGGACGGCACACGTCCCGCAGACCCCGGCCCAGCAGAGCGACTCGGGCTTCAGCCCGCCGCGCTGCGCGAACATCAGCAGCGCGGTGGAGGACGGCTCCCAGCGCAGCGTCCGGCCCGAGCGCTGGAACTCGATCTGGAGGTCGGCGATCCGGCCCAGGGTCTCCAGCGCGTCGTAGCCGCCGGCGGTGTCCCGGCGCAGCACGGTCGGCGACAGCTCGGTGAAGCCGAGCCCGGTGAACCACTCCCGGGCCTCCCCCGGCTCCACCCGGACCTCCGCCACCGGCTCGCCGCTGAGCATCAGCAGCACGGCGGCGACCAGGAGCCGGCCGAGGCCGATGCCCCGCCGGTCCGGCGCCACCGCCAGGTCGTACAGCTCGGCGCCCTCGTCGGTGCGGTGGACGCCGACGCAAGCGATCACCGTGCCGAGCTGCTCGACCAGGCAGAACTCCTCGATCCGCTCGGCGTGGAACGCCTCCGGCCGGACCGGCAGGGCGGCACCCGCCGCCCCGGTCAGCTCGCGGACCGCCGCCAGGTGCGCGGGGCCGGCCCGGCGGATCTTCACCTCGTCGATGTCCGGCCCGCCCCGGGCGATCAGGATCCCGACCGGACTGGTGAGAGCAGAGGTCATCGGGCGTCCGGCCCCTCGTGCTCGACCACCAGCCGGTAGCGGTCCATCACGGCGAGCGCCGCGCGCCGCACGGCGGCGTGGTCGGTGCCGCGCAGCCGGAACCGGCCGCCGATGTGCTCGTACCCGCCGCTGCCGTCGAAGACGGTGCCGACGTCGGGGACGACCTCCGCGTACACCTCGTCGACCGTGCCCAGCAGCGAGCTGCGGGACACCACCGTGCTGGGGTACGGCCGCGGTTCGGGGATGCTGACCCAGCCGCCGGCCACCCCGTCGGGCAGCGCCTCGGCGGGCACCGCGGGCGGCAGGCCGATGGTGGCCCGGAACGCCTCGGCGAACAGGTCGATGCCGAACAGGTCGCGGTGCACGAAGGGCACCTCCGCGCCGCCCGGGCGCAGACCGACCTCCAGGAAGACCAGCTCGCCGCCGGGCGTGTCGAAGAGCTCCAGGTGGAAGGGGCCGTCGACGAGGTCCAGCGCGTCCAGGCAGCCGCCGGTGAACTCGGTGACCCGGTCCAGCCGGGCGCCGGGGTCGAGCAGGACCGACCCGAGCGGCGTGCCGGTCAGGAAGTCCAGGCAGGTGTTGATGTACTCCGACGCGCTGACGAAGTGGAACTTGCCGTCCCGGCGGATCCCGTCCACGTGCAGGATCGCGCCCTCGACGTACTCCTCGCACTCGAAGCCTTCGAGCTCCGCGCCCTGCTCGACCAGCAGCGCGGCCAGCTCGGCCTCGTCGCGGACCAGCACCACACCGCGCGCCGACCAGCCGGCCCGGGGCTTGAGGATCAGCGGCAGCCCGACCTCGGCGGCGATCCCGGCGGCGGTGCTGCCCGCGTCCAGCCGGCAGAACCGCGGCACCCGCAGGCCCGCGCCGCCGACGAGGTCCTTCATCCGGGCCTTGTCGCGGAAGGCCGTCACGAACTCCGGCCGCCAACCGGGGACTCCGAGCTCCTCCCGCAGCTGCGCGGTGGAGAGCACGTCGTACTCCGAGGGGCCCACGATCGCGTCGAAGCCGCCGTGCAGCTCGGCGAGGCGGCGGGCGATCGGCAGCAGCGTCCCGATCTCCAGGTCGTCGACCACGACGAGGTCGAGGGCGCTCTCCTCGTCCAGGATCGGCAGGCCGCACGGCAGCGTGATGTACGCCAGCCGGCAGCTGCCCGGCTCGACGAACCGGTGGTACTCGCCGAACTCGTCGTCGAAGCGGTTGACGACCAGGTACTGGGGGATCTCTCGACTAGACAAAGCGCACCTCGTCCCGGACGGCGTGCCAGCGCGTCGCGGCGTCCTCGTACGACTCGGCCTTGTAGACCACATGGCCGAGGAAGCAGCGGAAGTCCTCGGCCGGCGGGATCGGCTCCCCCGGCCGGACGTAGAGCTTCACCTCCAGGGTGTCCGGGTGGTCGCGCAACTCGTCCAGCCCCTCGATGTGCTGGTACCGCGTCAGCCCGTAGGCGGTGAAGCAGGCGATGCCCACGTACTTGGCGGTCGGCGCCGACTCGGCGCCCACCTCCTCGGCGGTCAGACCGGTGTAGCCGGCGAGCATGATCCGCACCTGGGAGATCCCGGTGACGGCCTCCACCAGGTTCGGGATGCGGTGGCCGGCCAGCCGGGCGCCGAGCTCGATCAGGACCGGCTCCCCCGCCGGCAGCCGCAGCTCGCAGTGGAACGGTCCCCGGGTCACGCCGAGCGCCTCGCAGACGCCGGCGACGTACGCGTCGATGGCCGCCCGGGCCTCCGGGGCCGCCGGGTGCGGCATGATCTGGCCGAGCTCCACGAAGTAGGGCTCCGGGCCGAGCATCTTGGTGGTGACCGCCAGGACGACGGCGCGGCCGTTCTCGACGTACCCCTCGACGCTGACCTCGGGTCCGTCCAGGTACTCCTCCAGCAGCACCGGGCCGTCCAGCACCCGGCCGAGGTCGGTGCGGTGGTCGGCGCGCAGGCTGCGGAAGGCGGCGAGGAGCTGCTCGGGCGAGTCGACGCGGCTGACGTGGATGCTGCCCGCGGACTCGGTGGGCTTGAGGACCGCCGGGTAGCCGACGTGGGCCGCGGCGGCGAGCAGTTCCCGCTCGTCGGTGGCCTCGGCGTGCCGGGGCACCCGCAGCCCGGCCGCCTCGACCAGGCGGCGCATGGTGGCCTTGTTGCGCAGCCCGCGCGCGGTGTCGGCCCGCAGGCCGGGCAGGCCCAGGGCCGGCGCCAGCCGCGCCACGGTGTCCACGTAGAACTCGAAGCCCGGCACGATGCCCGCCAGCGGGCGCTCGGCGTGGAGCGCGGCGGCGACCTCGGCCAGCGCCTGCTCGTCGTTGGTGTCCACCACGACCAGGCGGTCGACGTGGGTGCGGGCCGCGTCCGGGAGGCGCCGGTCGTCGACGTCCGCCGTCGCCACGACGGTCTCGAAACCGAGCGCGTGCGCCTCCGCGAGCAGGGCGACCCCTGACGAACTCGGCTCGACGATCAGGACGCGCCCGCGCGAGGCGGGCAGTTGTTCAGACATCAGTGTTCAACCCTCACGGACGGGTGCGCGACATGATCAGGGGCGGCCGGCACGGGCGCGGCGGGAGGCCGCGCCCGTGCCGTTCTCACTCAGACCCCGGCGGGCTGCTTGCTGCCCACGGTCAGCTCGTAGAGCTCGGCGAAGTAGTCGCCGATGAGCTCCACGAAGGTCGTGAGGTCCTGGTACGCCTGCTTCGGGGTGCCGAACACCTCGACCGCGCGGGCGACCGTACGGAACATCAGCTCGTCGTGGTCGTGCGACTCGTCGAACTCGATGTGGGTCGCGGTGCCCGCGACGAACTCGCGGCCGAAGTCCTCGGCGGCCTTGTTCGTGATGATCGGGTTGTAGCGGTCGGAGTACCACTCGACCAGCCAGTCCCAGACCGTCGTGGGCGCCGGGCCGCGCGAGTCGGCCTCAAGACGCAGGTAACCCATCAGCTTCTTGGTCGACGGGAAGACATCGGTGGCGTCGATGTCCTCCTGGGTGAGGCCGAACTTGAAGAGGTCACGGGTGAACATGCTCTCGTGGCCGAACTCCTCCGCCAGGTACTTGGCGAGGTGGGCGGCGAGGGTGTCGTCCTTCGAACCGACCTTGAAGAGGGCGTAGGTGTCGACCTCGTTGTTCAGCCGGATGCGAAGCACGGTCTCGGTGATGTGACGGATGTAGAAGTCCCGGTCCGTCCACTCGCCGGTGTGCAGCTCGCGCATCTTGGGGACGCGCTGGAACTGCTTCTCGATCAGCTCGGCCGCGAGGTTTTCGAGCTTCTCGCGGTCCAGGGTTTCCGCTGCCACTTGTTTTCCTCCTAGTACCAATGCGCTGCCATGCCAGGGAGACGCCACATACTGCTCCGAATGTGCGGCTCAATGGCGCATTCCCCGTCGATAAGGACGCTAGCAACCGGCGCGGTGGTCGGACAGTGCCAATTCGCCATGCTTGGCACCATGGCCCCGCCGGGTGCCAGGACGCGAAAAGGCCGGTGGCCGGCTCGACGGATCGAGCCGGCCACCGGCCGGGAAATTACCGGGGGTCCGGAGAAACCACCCGCGGGAGAAATCGGGCGGCGTCCGGAGAAACCGTGCGCGAATGGCGCGGGGCCGCCGCGGCCCGGCCGGAGATCATCCGGCCGGGGAATGCGGGGAAAGCGGAGGTCAGACGGTGGCGGGGGCCGCCGCGGGCTCGTCCTCCGGCGCCGTCGGAAGCTCCCGCATCGAGCGCAGCGGCGAGACCACCACCGGCAGGACGGCGAAGAGCTCGCCGACCACGCCCACCCACATCGCCGCCCGGACTCCGTACTCCTCGGCCAGCACACCGGCCAGCAGGGCGCCGATCGGCACCACGCCCCAGACCATGAAGCGGATCGTGGCGTTCATCCGGGCCATCAGGTGCTTGGGCGTCACCCGCTGCCGGAAGCTGACCTGGGTGACGTTGTAGATGATGAACGGGATCCAGCCCAGGCCGTGCAGCACGATGCCGAGGGCGAGCCGCCAGTCGTCCTGGTACAGCGGGAGGGCGAGGAACCAGCAGACCGTGCTGGCCACCATGCAGATCCAGATGGCCGGCCCCTGGCCCAGCCGGGCGACCACCCGCTCCGCCAGGACCGCGCCGGCGATGCCGCCCGCCGCCGCGGCGCTGAACACCAGGCCGACCAGCAGCGCCGACAGGTGCAGGGTGTCCGCCAGCAGGACGACCAGCAGCGAGATGCCGATGGTGCCCCACAGGTTGGAGATCGTCGCGGTGGCGGCGATCGGCCGCAGGATCGGGTGGCCGAGCACGAAGCGCAGGCCCTCGCCCATCTCCTTGCGCAGGTTGCTGTCCGGGCGGGGCTCGGCGCGCCGCTCGGGCCGGCGGATCCTGGTCAGGAAGAACGCGGAGCCCAGGAAGCTGACCGAGTTGATCGCGATGGCCAGCGGCGCGCTGAGCACGTTGATGACCGCGCCGGCCAGCCCGGGCCCGCCGACCTCGGCCACCTTGCGGGTCGCTTCGAGCTTGGCGTTCCCCTCGACCAGCTGCTCGTCGGCCACCAGCGACGGCAGCACGCTCTGGTAGGCCACGTCGAAGAAGAGGGTGAGCACCGAGGTGCCGAACGTGACGGCGTAGAGCTGCGTCAGCGTGAGCGCGTCGAAGGCGTGGGCGACCGGAATGGAGCCGAGCAGAATCGCGCGGCCCACATCGCCCACGATCATCACCCGGCGGTGCCGCATTCGGTCGACCCAGGCGCCGGCCGGAAGGCCGAGCAGCAGGAATGCGAGGTACTGGAACATCGTGAGCAGTGTCACCTGGAAAGGCGTGGCGTCCAGCTCTTTGATCGCCAGATACGGCAGGGCCAGCAGCGTGACCGCCGAGCCGATCTGGCTGATGGACTGGCCGGCCCAGAGTTGCCGGAAATCGTGGTGGGAAATCAGGCTCTTTTTGGGCGCCGGGCTCGATTGGGACACCAGAGGAGCATGCTGCGCGGCCGGTCGGTCTGTCAACGCGATACCGCCCGGAACTACGCCTGCTGCAAGAGGGCCGTCCCCAGGTCACTGACCGTGTAATTCACCTCGCGCCGGTACCGGTGGCTGGTGACCAGTCCGGCGTCGCGCAGCACCGCGAGGTGCTGGGAGACCGCGCCCAGGCTGAGCCCGGTACGGGCGGCCAGCTGGGTGGTGGTGGCCGGCGAGGCGGTGCAGGCCAGCAGCTGGGCCCGGCTGCGGCCGAGCAGCCGGGCCAGACCGTCGCCGGCGCTCTCCCGGCGCTCCCAGAGCACCCCGAGCGCCCGGGAGGGGTAGACCGCGCCGGGCGGGGTGGTCCGACGGGCGGTCAGCAGGTGGCAGCGGCCCGCGAAGGCGCTGGGGGTGAGGGTGATGCCCGCGCCGCCGAGGTCGAGCCCGGCGGCCGGGAGGTCCGGCGAGACCAGGCGGTCGCCGACCCAGTGCAGGCTCGGGTGGAGGCCGCCCAGCACCTGCTGGATGCCGTCCTCGGCGAGCTGGCGGGTGCGGTGGGCGATGTCCGCCTCCAGGACGGCGCGGATCCGCGGCCAGTGCGGCTTCACCGCCGCCAGCCACCAGGCGTGCACGGCCTCGGCCAGCTCGGGCAGGGCCCGCTCCGGGTCCTCGGCCAGCAGCCGCTCGAACGGCGGGGTGGGCCGGCCCGGGCAGGCCGGGTCGAGGCCGGCCCGGACCTCCTCCGCGGGGGTGGCCAGCATGATCGCCAGCTCCTCCTCGATCTCGGCCAGCGGGCAGCGCGGCGACGGGGTCAGGAAGGCCGGCCCGTGGTCGCGCCTCGGCAGCAAGGCGGAGAGCGCCGCAGTGCGAACGACCAGCGAGCGGTCCTGCCGCAGCGCCAGCGCCCTTCTGATCCACGGCAGATGGACCACGTGCCGGCCCGGGTCGGCGACCGCCCGGAGGCTGGCGACCGTCTCCCAGAGCGGCGAGATCGCGAACCTGATGTTGACGATGTCGTGCACGCCGAACCGCAGTTCACCCATGGCCTCGTCCTCCGCCCGCCCCTGCGAGGTTTTCGCCCAGACTAAAACAATGGCCGTTCCGGCTCCAGGGTGGTGGTGTTGGCCGCCATGACGCCGCCTCGCACCAGTCTCCTCCGCCATACCGACTTCCGTCGGTTCTGGGCGGCCGACTCGGTGAGCCAGGCGGGCACCGCCGTCACGCTCATCGCCCTGCCACTCGTCGCGATCGGCACGCTGAAGGCCACGCCCTTCCAGGCGGGCCTGCTGGTGACCTTCGAATACCTGGCCTTCCTGCTCATCGGCCTGCCGGCCGGCGCCTGGGTGGACCGGGTGCGCCGGCGCCGGGTGATGGTCGTCGGCGACCTCGGCCGGGCCGCCCTGCTCGCCTCCGTCCCGATCGCCTCCTGGCTGGACTGCCTGACGCTCCTCCAGCTGTACGGGGTGGCCTTCGGGATGTCGGTCTGCACCGCGTTCTTCGACGCGGCGCACGGCAGCTACCTGCCGCACCTCGTGGAGGACGACCAGCTGGTGGAGGCCAACGTCAAGATCGAGGCCAGCCGCAGCACCATCCAGGTCGGCGGGCCGGGCGCGGGCGGGGTGCTGGTCGGCGCGCTGACCGCACCGGTCGCGATCGTGGTCGACGCGGTGAGCTTCGTCCTCTCGGCGCTCTTCGTGGGCCGGATCAAGCGGCCCGAGGAGCGGCCCGAGATCCACCCGGACGCCAGCCTGCGGGCCGAGATCGGCGAGGGGCTGCGGTTCGTCTTCGGCGACCGGCTGCTGCGCTCGATCACGCTGACCGCGGCGATCTCCAACATGTGCGGCACCATCGGCGCCTCGATGCTGCTGGTGCTGCTGGCCGGCGAGCTCCACCTGTCGCCGTTCCTGTGCGGCCTGGTGTTCACCGCGGAGGCCGTCGGCGGCCTGATCGGGAGCCTGGTCACGGTGCGGATCGTGACCAGGTTCGGCCAGGGGCCGGCGATGTGCGCGGCGATGATCACCAGCGCCGTGCTCTGGCTGCTGGCGCTGCCGATGTACCAGGCCGACTGGCGGTTCGCGATCGCCCTGGCGCTCCAGGCGCTGGGCTGGGTGGTCTTCATGACCTTCAAGATCACCGGGGTGGCGTTCCGCCAGCAGCTCTGCCCGAAGCCGCTGCTGGGCCGGATGACCGCGACGGTGCGCTTCCTGGTCTGGGGAGCGATGCCGCTGGGCGCGCTGATCGGCGGGGTGCTGGGCCAGAGCATCGGCGTCCGCCAGGCGATGTGGGTCGGCGTGATCGGCGAGCTCTTCGCCGTCCTGCCGGTCCTCCTCTCGCCGCTGCGGCGGATGCGCGAACTGCCGGTCGCACCCGCGCCGGCGGGCGGGGCGCCGCTGGCGCTGGCCCCGTGACGCCGGCCCGCCGGCATCAGGCCGCCGCCTGCGTCCGCCGGCTCCCCCGGCCGGTCAGCTGGACCTCCCGCCAGGCCTCCGCGAGGCGCCCGCAGCCCGCGACCAGCGTCCGCTCGTCGGCGACGAAGGGGATCCGGATATGGCTCTCCAGCGTGCCGTCCACGCCGAACCGGCCGCCGGAGAGGATCTCCAGCCCGCGCCGGCCCGCCGCCTGCGCCAGCGGCGAGCCCAGCCTGGCGCCGAGGTCCACCCAGAGCGAGAGCCCGCCGTGCGGCAGCGTGAACCGCCAGTCGGGGAAGTCCCGCGCCAGCAGGTCGACCAGCACCCGGCGGCGCTCCAGCAGCAGCTCCCGCCGCTCCCGCAGCAGGCCGGCGCCGGCCTCCAGCACCCGCAGCGCGATGAGCTGGGTGAGCAGCGAGTTGCCGGTGTCGACGAGGTTGCGCAGCCCGATCAGCCGGGCGATCACCGACTTGGAGGCGCGGATCCAGCCGACCCGCAGGCCGGCCCAGCAGGTCTTGCTCATGGTGCCGATGGTGATGACGTGATCGGGCGTCGACCAGGCGGCCATCGGCGGCGGAAGCTCACCGCCGTCGAGCGCGAGTTCGCGCAGCGCCTCGTCCACCACCAGGTACGTCCCGGAGCCGCGCGAGGCGTCGACGATCGCGGACCGCGCGGAGTCCGGCATCACCAGGCCGGTCGGGTTGTGGAAGTCCGGCATCAGGTAGGCCAGCCGCGGCGCCTCCTGGCGCAGCGCGGACTTCCAGACGTCGGTGTTCCAGCCGTCGGCGCCGAGGCCCACGGTCAGCAGCCGGCGGCCCAGCGCCCGGGTCAGGTCGAGCACGTTGGGGTACGTCGGGCTGTCGGTCATCACCGCCTCGCCCGGGCGCGACAGCAGGCGGATGAGCAGGCCGAGCGCGTGGTCGGCGCCGGCCGTCACCAGGATCTGGCCGGGGTCGGTCGGCGCACCCCGGCGGGTGAAGTCCTCGGCGATCGTCCGGCGCAGGTCGGCCACCCCCGCCACGTCGTAGCCGAGCAGGTGGGAGTAGCGGCCGAGGTCACCGGCGGCCAGCCGGGTCGCGGTGCCGAGGACGGCCTCCGGCGCGGGCAGCGAGGCCACCGCCAGGTCGATCGACCCGGCGCTGCGGGCCGCCAGCGAGTACGGGGC of the Kitasatospora sp. NBC_01246 genome contains:
- a CDS encoding ArsR/SmtB family transcription factor, whose protein sequence is MGELRFGVHDIVNIRFAISPLWETVASLRAVADPGRHVVHLPWIRRALALRQDRSLVVRTAALSALLPRRDHGPAFLTPSPRCPLAEIEEELAIMLATPAEEVRAGLDPACPGRPTPPFERLLAEDPERALPELAEAVHAWWLAAVKPHWPRIRAVLEADIAHRTRQLAEDGIQQVLGGLHPSLHWVGDRLVSPDLPAAGLDLGGAGITLTPSAFAGRCHLLTARRTTPPGAVYPSRALGVLWERRESAGDGLARLLGRSRAQLLACTASPATTTQLAARTGLSLGAVSQHLAVLRDAGLVTSHRYRREVNYTVSDLGTALLQQA
- the yczR gene encoding MocR-like transcription factor YczR produces the protein MSYALTASQVVRMLGEWRAAGPAYADLAEAFQVLISDGRLPAGARLPAERTFAVQCGLSRNTVTAAYRILRERGFLASDRGAGSFVRLPEPGRRTRAPYSLAARSAGSIDLAVASLPAPEAVLGTATRLAAGDLGRYSHLLGYDVAGVADLRRTIAEDFTRRGAPTDPGQILVTAGADHALGLLIRLLSRPGEAVMTDSPTYPNVLDLTRALGRRLLTVGLGADGWNTDVWKSALRQEAPRLAYLMPDFHNPTGLVMPDSARSAIVDASRGSGTYLVVDEALRELALDGGELPPPMAAWSTPDHVITIGTMSKTCWAGLRVGWIRASKSVIARLIGLRNLVDTGNSLLTQLIALRVLEAGAGLLRERRELLLERRRVLVDLLARDFPDWRFTLPHGGLSLWVDLGARLGSPLAQAAGRRGLEILSGGRFGVDGTLESHIRIPFVADERTLVAGCGRLAEAWREVQLTGRGSRRTQAAA
- a CDS encoding MFS transporter, with protein sequence MTPPRTSLLRHTDFRRFWAADSVSQAGTAVTLIALPLVAIGTLKATPFQAGLLVTFEYLAFLLIGLPAGAWVDRVRRRRVMVVGDLGRAALLASVPIASWLDCLTLLQLYGVAFGMSVCTAFFDAAHGSYLPHLVEDDQLVEANVKIEASRSTIQVGGPGAGGVLVGALTAPVAIVVDAVSFVLSALFVGRIKRPEERPEIHPDASLRAEIGEGLRFVFGDRLLRSITLTAAISNMCGTIGASMLLVLLAGELHLSPFLCGLVFTAEAVGGLIGSLVTVRIVTRFGQGPAMCAAMITSAVLWLLALPMYQADWRFAIALALQALGWVVFMTFKITGVAFRQQLCPKPLLGRMTATVRFLVWGAMPLGALIGGVLGQSIGVRQAMWVGVIGELFAVLPVLLSPLRRMRELPVAPAPAGGAPLALAP